Within the Thermosynechococcus sichuanensis E542 genome, the region TTGGTGCCAGCCCCGATGTTCAAGGCAAAGCCCCAGACGTAGTGGTGGATGTGGCGGGCATGCAATATGCGTGGATTTTTACCTACCCCGACAGTGGCATTGTCTCCGGCGAGTTGCATATCCCAGTGGGTAAGGATGTCCAATTAAATATCTCTGCGCGGGATGTGATCCATTCCTTTTGGGTGCCCCAGTTTCGCTTGAAGCAGGATGCGATTCCGGGGGTGCCTACTCAACTGCGCTTTAAGGCAACCAAAGTTGGGACCTACCCCGTCGTCTGTGCTGAACTCTGTGGTGGCTACCACGGTGCCATGCGCACGCAGGTGATCGTGCATACCCCAGAGGATTTTGAAACGTGGCGCAGTCAAAACCAAGCGATCGCAACGGCTCCAGTAATCCCCTTCCTGAGCGATCGCCATGTCGAGGAGATGGGCGTTACGCCGCAATTGGTGGCGCAAGTAGAAGCAATGACCCACCACCATTCTGCCGCAAAGCTTTAGTTTTCTTCCTACTGTTGCATTCTTGAGAGAGTTATGGCGCAAGCACAACTGCCGCTAGATACCCCCTTGTCGCTCCCTGAGCATCCCAAGGCATGGAAGTGGTACGACTATTTCACCTTCAATGTTGATCACAAGGTAATTGGCATTCAGTACTTAGTCACTGCCTTTATCTTCTACCTGATTGGTGGCCTGATGGCGGTGGCCATGCGCACGGAGTTGGCAACGGCAAATTCCGATTTTCTTGACCCGAATCTCTACAATGCCTTCA harbors:
- a CDS encoding cytochrome c oxidase subunit II; protein product: MEQIPASIWTLTAGVVVTLISFWVGHHHGLLPEQASEQAPLVDNFFDIMLTIGTALFLVVQGAIILFVIRYRRRAGEEGDGLPVEGNLPLEAFWTAIPALIVIFLGIYSVDIFQRMGGLNPGDHAMHSMHTPKPAVAVVAEAPSKTTSDASALLAAARTPEIGIGASPDVQGKAPDVVVDVAGMQYAWIFTYPDSGIVSGELHIPVGKDVQLNISARDVIHSFWVPQFRLKQDAIPGVPTQLRFKATKVGTYPVVCAELCGGYHGAMRTQVIVHTPEDFETWRSQNQAIATAPVIPFLSDRHVEEMGVTPQLVAQVEAMTHHHSAAKL